In Paenibacillus hexagrammi, the following are encoded in one genomic region:
- a CDS encoding YdeI/OmpD-associated family protein: protein MSTEIIKKLRLADRSRALILNAPDGYIDNLRLLIEDVPLTKEQQGNEGYDFVQLFVNNIDEWSQWIGSAARAVVRDGLFWICYPKGTSKVKSDLNRDILWQHMSPHHFTGISLVSLDDTWSAMRFRPSDLVPADSRARAEQRQAAQGSSVSQSKSADKTVTVPGDLATAFQANPEAAAFYEGLAYSHRKEYVRWITDAKRAETRQGRIEKTLDKLSRGIKKSNYKRIAANSK, encoded by the coding sequence ATGAGCACTGAAATAATAAAAAAGCTGCGCTTGGCTGACCGCTCAAGAGCATTAATTCTGAATGCACCGGACGGGTATATCGATAATCTAAGACTTCTGATCGAGGATGTTCCGCTGACTAAGGAACAGCAAGGTAACGAAGGGTACGATTTCGTTCAGCTTTTCGTCAACAATATTGACGAGTGGAGCCAGTGGATCGGATCCGCGGCAAGAGCCGTTGTGCGAGACGGCCTCTTTTGGATCTGCTACCCCAAAGGAACCAGCAAAGTCAAGAGTGATCTGAATCGCGATATTCTATGGCAGCACATGTCACCTCATCATTTCACAGGCATATCCCTGGTATCCCTTGACGATACATGGTCAGCCATGCGGTTCCGCCCCAGCGATCTCGTACCGGCAGACAGCCGCGCTCGAGCGGAGCAGCGCCAAGCAGCACAGGGCAGCTCGGTATCTCAGAGCAAAAGCGCTGACAAAACTGTCACTGTTCCCGGCGATTTGGCCACCGCTTTTCAAGCGAATCCGGAAGCTGCCGCCTTCTACGAAGGGCTCGCATATTCCCATCGTAAGGAGTATGTCCGCTGGATTACGGATGCCAAAAGGGCTGAGACGCGGCAAGGACGGATCGAAAAAACGCTCGACAAGCTGTCGCGGGGCATAAAAAAATCCAACTATAAAAGAATAGCTGCAAACAGCAAGTAG